A window of the Acidobacteriota bacterium genome harbors these coding sequences:
- a CDS encoding type IV pilus twitching motility protein PilT yields MRPVSAQPATFQQVRDLLREIQPAGADTLAAGDGSRTFEYAAAAGPVRVVATRLGDGMRLEIAPVAAAADAPDAPAPAAGPPSAPAASRPLRAVGAPAAAPSGDPAAAMDALFRKMVQEGCSDLHLTSGNPPLYRKDGEITAIGDEASVPAERLAQMLLSITPPDRREQFETTHDADFSHQIPGVARFRCNLFLDRNGMGGVFRVIPHEIPSAEKLGLSKPILDLCHLSKGLVVVTGPTGSGKSTTLAAMVDHINRNRTSHIITIEDPIEFVYPTRRCLINQREVGAHTAGFRAALRAALREDPDIVLVGEMRDLETVAIAIETAETGHLVFGTLHTNTAASALDRMIDQFPTDRQSQIRVMLSESLRGVIAQTLCKKKGGGRVAALEVLFINAAVSNLIREGKTFQIPSIMQTSKGMGMMTLNDALLDLVAKGLVDPLEAYAKSASKAEFKSVLARNGHQVEAA; encoded by the coding sequence ATGCGCCCCGTCTCGGCGCAGCCGGCGACGTTCCAGCAGGTGCGGGACCTCCTGCGGGAGATTCAGCCGGCCGGCGCGGACACGCTCGCCGCGGGCGACGGCTCGCGGACCTTCGAGTACGCGGCGGCGGCCGGCCCGGTCCGCGTGGTCGCCACGCGCCTCGGCGACGGGATGCGCCTCGAGATCGCCCCCGTCGCGGCGGCCGCGGACGCTCCCGACGCGCCGGCCCCCGCGGCCGGGCCCCCCTCCGCTCCGGCCGCCTCGCGCCCGCTCCGCGCCGTCGGCGCCCCCGCGGCCGCACCGTCCGGCGATCCGGCGGCGGCGATGGACGCGCTCTTCCGGAAGATGGTGCAGGAAGGGTGCTCCGATCTCCACCTCACGTCGGGAAACCCGCCTCTCTACCGGAAGGACGGCGAGATCACCGCGATCGGCGACGAGGCGAGCGTTCCTGCCGAGCGGCTCGCGCAGATGCTCCTGTCGATCACCCCTCCGGATCGCCGCGAGCAGTTCGAGACGACGCACGACGCGGACTTCTCGCACCAGATCCCCGGCGTCGCGCGGTTCCGCTGCAACCTCTTCCTGGATCGGAACGGGATGGGGGGCGTCTTCCGCGTCATTCCCCACGAGATCCCCAGCGCGGAGAAGCTCGGCCTCAGCAAGCCGATCCTCGACCTGTGCCATCTCTCGAAGGGGCTCGTCGTCGTCACGGGGCCGACGGGATCCGGGAAATCGACGACGCTGGCGGCGATGGTGGACCACATCAACCGGAACCGCACGTCGCACATCATCACGATCGAGGACCCGATCGAGTTCGTCTACCCGACGCGCAGGTGCCTGATCAACCAGCGCGAGGTGGGGGCGCACACGGCCGGCTTCCGCGCGGCGCTGCGGGCCGCGCTCCGCGAGGACCCCGACATCGTCCTCGTGGGCGAGATGCGCGACCTCGAGACCGTCGCCATCGCCATCGAGACGGCCGAGACCGGCCACCTGGTCTTCGGCACGCTCCACACGAACACCGCGGCGTCGGCCCTCGATCGGATGATCGATCAGTTCCCGACGGACCGGCAGAGCCAGATCCGCGTGATGCTCTCGGAGTCGCTCCGCGGCGTCATCGCGCAGACGCTGTGCAAGAAGAAGGGGGGCGGGCGCGTCGCGGCGCTCGAGGTGCTCTTCATCAACGCCGCCGTCTCGAACCTCATCCGCGAGGGGAAGACCTTCCAGATCCCGTCGATCATGCAGACGAGCAAGGGCATGGGGATGATGACGCTCAACGACGCCCTCCTGGATCTCGTGGCGAAGGGGCTGGTGGACCCGCTGGAGGCTTACGCGAAGTCGGCGTCGAAGGCGGAGTTCAAGTCGGTCCTCGCGCGCAACGGCCACCAGGTCGAGGCGGCCTGA
- a CDS encoding SDR family oxidoreductase, giving the protein MPPKKAPRTPPHRKPHPEHPAADLEGQVAIVAGGGRGIGRAVAISLAAAGASVVVVARTVDQVQETVAAIKGAGGRGAGIPLDVTNDGAVEKMVQRVERETGRVDLLVNSAAMGAPFGPLAEVDAEEWWRCMEVNLRGPLLCARAVLPGMLARRHGRIVSFASGSGTYPVPNLSAYAVSKTALLRFTETLAEETRGTGVSAFAVGPGAVRTSMADAVLSSEAARRWLPDIARLFDEGHDVPPDAAAALVRTLATGRADRLSGRFISIDDDLDAMIERAGEIDRKHLYTLRLQKLD; this is encoded by the coding sequence ATGCCGCCGAAGAAGGCGCCCCGCACGCCGCCCCATCGAAAGCCCCATCCCGAGCACCCGGCCGCCGATCTCGAGGGCCAGGTCGCGATCGTCGCGGGGGGCGGCCGCGGGATCGGCCGGGCCGTCGCGATCTCGCTCGCCGCGGCGGGCGCCTCGGTCGTGGTCGTCGCGCGGACGGTCGATCAGGTCCAGGAGACGGTCGCGGCGATCAAGGGAGCGGGAGGGCGCGGCGCGGGGATCCCCCTCGACGTCACCAACGACGGCGCCGTCGAGAAGATGGTCCAGCGCGTCGAGCGCGAGACCGGCCGCGTCGACCTCCTCGTGAACAGCGCCGCGATGGGCGCGCCGTTCGGCCCGCTGGCCGAGGTGGACGCCGAGGAGTGGTGGCGCTGCATGGAGGTCAACCTCAGGGGGCCGCTCCTCTGCGCGCGCGCGGTTCTCCCGGGGATGCTGGCGCGGCGGCACGGGCGCATCGTGAGCTTCGCGAGCGGCTCCGGGACCTATCCGGTTCCCAACCTCTCGGCGTACGCCGTCTCCAAGACCGCCCTCCTGAGGTTCACCGAGACGCTGGCCGAAGAGACGCGCGGAACGGGGGTCTCCGCCTTCGCCGTCGGGCCGGGGGCGGTCAGGACCTCGATGGCCGACGCGGTCCTGAGCTCCGAGGCCGCCCGCCGGTGGCTGCCGGACATCGCCCGCCTCTTCGACGAAGGGCACGACGTCCCCCCCGACGCCGCCGCCGCGCTCGTGCGCACCCTCGCGACGGGGCGCGCCGACCGCCTCAGCGGCCGGTTCATCTCGATCGACGACGATCTCGACGCGATGATCGAGCGGGCGGGGGAGATCGATCGCAAGCACCTGTACACGCTGCGGCTTCAGAAGCTGGACTGA
- a CDS encoding TIGR01777 family protein, whose protein sequence is MRALVTGATGFIGAALVKKLDRPTILTRDPARARRALGDVSAFPWEPTSGPPPPDAFAGIDVVINLAGDPIAGGRWTPARKRSMYESRVLGTRHLVEGMRRLSARPKALISASAVGYYGDRGDEPLDEAAAPGADYLATLCVAWEGEAAKAAALGVRVVTPRIGVVLGSGGGALAKMLTPFRLGAGGRLGSGRQWMAWIHLDDVVSLLLHAASREDLTGAINAAAPGAVTNLEFTRELAAALHRPAIFPVPAIGLRVLFGEMAAVLLASQRVVPRAAAASGCTFRHPDLAGALRDILS, encoded by the coding sequence ATGCGAGCGCTCGTGACGGGCGCGACCGGATTCATCGGCGCCGCCCTCGTGAAAAAGTTGGACCGCCCCACCATCCTCACCCGCGACCCGGCCCGGGCGCGGCGGGCCCTCGGCGACGTTTCGGCCTTCCCCTGGGAGCCGACGTCGGGGCCGCCTCCTCCCGACGCCTTCGCCGGAATCGACGTCGTCATCAACCTGGCGGGGGATCCGATCGCCGGCGGCCGCTGGACCCCCGCGCGGAAGAGGAGCATGTACGAGAGCCGCGTCCTCGGGACGCGGCACCTCGTCGAGGGGATGCGCCGTCTCTCGGCGCGGCCGAAGGCGCTGATCTCCGCGTCGGCGGTCGGGTACTACGGGGATCGCGGGGATGAGCCGCTCGACGAGGCGGCGGCACCCGGAGCCGACTATCTCGCGACCCTCTGCGTCGCCTGGGAGGGGGAGGCGGCGAAGGCCGCGGCCCTGGGCGTGCGCGTCGTCACGCCGCGCATCGGCGTCGTGCTCGGCTCGGGGGGCGGGGCGCTCGCGAAGATGCTCACGCCGTTCAGGCTGGGCGCCGGGGGCCGGCTCGGCTCCGGCCGCCAGTGGATGGCCTGGATCCACCTCGACGACGTCGTCTCGCTGCTCCTCCACGCCGCGTCGCGGGAGGATCTGACAGGGGCGATCAACGCCGCGGCCCCGGGGGCGGTGACGAACCTCGAGTTCACCCGCGAGCTGGCCGCCGCCCTGCACCGTCCGGCCATCTTCCCCGTCCCCGCGATCGGCCTGCGCGTCCTCTTCGGCGAGATGGCCGCCGTGCTCCTCGCCTCCCAGCGCGTCGTCCCCCGTGCGGCCGCTGCGAGCGGCTGCACCTTCCGCCATCCAGACCTCGCCGGCGCGCTGCGCGACATCCTGTCGTAG
- a CDS encoding chlorite dismutase family protein translates to MEPTDHLEKFTPDLVETGAPQQGVPQTLAKRLFCQLHVFTGCLDTAPAVEAVRRSGLDAAVYADVNDPRGIGVLVMSQDPDVFSRSSRELLARAPFAALTPLPDFTMMGRTYALGRERDLADWLLNHPRRNALAPSNRWAVWYPLRRTGAFNRLTRQEQGRIMAEHASIGRGYGEAGMAADIRLECHGLDRDDNEFVLGIVGPELYPLSKLIKDMRGTRQTSEFIQSMGPFFIGRTIFQSPIPESAKAPAGY, encoded by the coding sequence ATGGAACCGACCGACCATCTCGAGAAATTCACGCCGGATCTCGTCGAGACGGGGGCGCCGCAGCAGGGGGTGCCTCAGACGCTGGCGAAGCGCCTCTTCTGCCAGCTCCATGTCTTCACGGGATGTCTCGACACGGCGCCGGCCGTCGAGGCGGTGAGGCGGAGCGGGCTCGACGCCGCCGTCTACGCCGACGTGAACGACCCGAGGGGGATCGGCGTCCTCGTGATGTCTCAGGACCCCGACGTCTTCTCGCGCTCGTCGCGCGAGCTGCTGGCCCGCGCTCCCTTCGCCGCGCTGACGCCCCTCCCGGACTTCACGATGATGGGGCGCACGTACGCTCTGGGGCGCGAGAGAGACCTCGCCGACTGGCTGCTCAACCACCCCCGCCGCAACGCCCTCGCTCCATCCAACCGCTGGGCGGTCTGGTACCCCCTCCGCCGCACCGGGGCCTTCAACCGGCTGACGCGGCAGGAGCAGGGGCGCATCATGGCCGAGCACGCGTCGATCGGCAGAGGGTACGGCGAGGCGGGGATGGCGGCAGACATCCGCCTCGAGTGCCACGGCCTCGATCGCGACGACAACGAGTTCGTCCTCGGCATCGTCGGCCCGGAGCTCTACCCCCTGTCGAAGCTGATCAAGGACATGAGGGGAACCCGGCAGACTTCGGAATTCATCCAGAGCATGGGCCCCTTCTTCATCGGCCGGACGATCTTCCAGTCGCCGATCCCCGAGAGCGCGAAGGCCCCGGCCGGTTACTGA
- a CDS encoding P-loop NTPase, whose amino-acid sequence MSTPPAAGPREESILEALRAVKDPDLHRDIVSLGFVKNVVIQGGAVSLDIELTTPACPVKDRLRDEATALLRALPGVASVSVNMTSAVRKAGPTPLEGGMKLVRNAVAIASGKGGVGKSTVSTNLAIALARTGAKVGLMDADVYGPSVPAMLGGTERPDTSGSGSGMIRPIERHGIKFISMGLFTGKDTPVIWRGPMATKLIQQFLGQVDWGELDYLLIDLPPGTGDVQLTLTQSAPLVGAVIVTTPQDVAVGVTMRGLRMFEQVHVPILGIVENMSTFICSHCGEATEIFRKGGGRRAAEEFGFPFLGEVPLDAAVTVAGDAGIPVVAEEAIASGAPSAKALMAIAGRLAQEISIVNEKTVSMRHKPAEVKIGDLHVEIKWSDAHDSRYAFRDLRVACPCALCVDEWTGEPRLDPRTIPMDVRPLELKSVGRYALQFTWSDAHNTGIYTYDMLRSLDRTAPAAGIEAPKGRSLPVVGSHSH is encoded by the coding sequence ATGTCCACCCCACCAGCCGCAGGCCCGCGCGAGGAGTCGATCCTCGAGGCCCTGAGAGCGGTCAAGGACCCCGACCTCCACCGCGACATCGTCTCGCTGGGGTTCGTCAAGAACGTCGTCATCCAGGGTGGCGCCGTGAGCCTGGACATCGAGCTGACCACTCCGGCCTGCCCCGTGAAGGACCGCCTGCGCGACGAGGCGACGGCCCTTCTCCGCGCCCTGCCGGGGGTCGCCTCGGTCAGCGTCAACATGACGTCTGCGGTCCGGAAGGCGGGGCCGACCCCGCTCGAGGGGGGGATGAAGCTCGTCCGGAACGCCGTCGCGATCGCGAGCGGCAAGGGGGGCGTCGGCAAGTCCACCGTCTCGACGAACCTCGCCATCGCCCTCGCGCGCACCGGGGCGAAGGTCGGGCTGATGGACGCCGACGTCTACGGCCCCTCCGTGCCGGCGATGCTCGGCGGCACCGAGCGCCCGGACACCAGCGGCTCGGGGAGCGGCATGATCCGCCCCATCGAGCGGCACGGCATCAAGTTCATCTCGATGGGGCTCTTCACGGGGAAGGACACGCCCGTGATCTGGCGCGGGCCGATGGCGACCAAGCTCATCCAGCAGTTCCTCGGGCAGGTCGACTGGGGAGAGCTCGACTACCTGCTCATCGATCTGCCGCCGGGGACCGGCGACGTGCAGCTCACGCTGACGCAGTCGGCGCCCCTCGTCGGCGCGGTGATCGTGACGACCCCCCAGGACGTCGCGGTCGGCGTGACGATGAGAGGCCTCCGGATGTTCGAGCAGGTGCACGTCCCGATCCTCGGCATCGTCGAGAACATGAGCACCTTCATCTGCTCCCACTGCGGCGAGGCGACGGAGATCTTCCGCAAGGGGGGAGGTCGCCGCGCGGCGGAGGAGTTCGGCTTCCCGTTCCTCGGGGAGGTCCCGCTCGACGCGGCCGTGACCGTCGCGGGGGACGCCGGGATCCCCGTGGTCGCCGAGGAGGCGATCGCTTCGGGGGCGCCGTCGGCGAAGGCGTTGATGGCGATCGCCGGCCGGCTCGCGCAGGAGATCAGCATCGTCAACGAGAAGACCGTCTCGATGCGCCACAAGCCGGCCGAGGTGAAGATCGGCGACCTGCACGTCGAGATCAAGTGGAGCGACGCGCACGACAGCAGGTATGCCTTCCGTGACCTGAGGGTCGCGTGCCCCTGCGCCCTGTGCGTCGACGAGTGGACGGGAGAGCCCCGGCTCGATCCCCGGACCATTCCGATGGACGTGCGGCCGCTCGAGTTGAAGAGCGTGGGCCGGTACGCGCTGCAGTTCACCTGGTCGGACGCCCACAACACCGGGATCTACACGTACGACATGCTTCGATCGCTGGATCGGACGGCCCCGGCCGCCGGGATCGAGGCGCCGAAGGGGAGGAGCCTGCCGGTCGTGGGAAGCCATTCCCACTGA
- a CDS encoding c-type cytochrome — MRKPICLLVVAALFLAFVPAAVAEDGKTLFDAKCALCHGKDGVAKSTGKGSKNFNDAEFQKTATVESITKLMTDGKNKMPSFKEKLNAEQMKMIADHVKTLGAAK, encoded by the coding sequence ATGAGGAAGCCGATCTGCCTGCTCGTCGTTGCCGCACTGTTCCTGGCGTTCGTTCCGGCCGCCGTGGCCGAGGACGGGAAGACGCTCTTCGATGCCAAGTGCGCTCTCTGTCACGGCAAGGACGGGGTCGCCAAGTCGACCGGCAAGGGATCGAAGAACTTCAACGACGCCGAGTTCCAGAAGACGGCGACGGTCGAGTCGATCACCAAGTTGATGACGGACGGGAAGAACAAGATGCCGTCGTTCAAGGAGAAGCTGAACGCCGAGCAGATGAAGATGATCGCCGATCACGTGAAGACGCTCGGCGCGGCGAAGTAA
- a CDS encoding isoprenylcysteine carboxylmethyltransferase family protein encodes MLVCIGWAAFFAVFVLCRRPSRAGETKREPASRFGIYLQMAAFCVIWMMQRPIPLAGTALGPFEITLDLFAPIVSIASVLFGLSAVRTLGRQWSYTARLVEDHRLVEEGAYSVVRHPIYTAMLGKLLAVAASFGHPAGLAIAGPIFLAGTMIRVRSEEKLLKGQFGAGFDAYARRVPAFIPFLK; translated from the coding sequence GTGCTCGTCTGCATCGGCTGGGCCGCGTTCTTCGCGGTCTTCGTCCTCTGCCGCCGCCCGTCGCGAGCCGGCGAGACGAAGCGGGAGCCTGCCTCCCGGTTCGGCATCTACCTCCAGATGGCCGCCTTCTGCGTCATCTGGATGATGCAGCGCCCGATTCCGCTCGCGGGGACGGCGCTCGGCCCCTTCGAGATCACTCTGGATCTCTTCGCTCCCATCGTCTCGATCGCCTCGGTGCTCTTCGGGCTGTCGGCCGTCCGCACTCTCGGCCGCCAGTGGAGTTACACGGCAAGGCTGGTGGAGGATCACCGGCTCGTGGAGGAGGGGGCGTACTCCGTGGTGCGCCACCCGATCTACACCGCGATGCTGGGGAAGCTCCTAGCGGTCGCGGCGTCCTTCGGCCACCCGGCGGGCCTGGCGATCGCCGGACCGATCTTCCTCGCCGGCACGATGATCCGCGTGCGCTCCGAGGAGAAGCTCCTCAAGGGCCAGTTCGGCGCCGGCTTCGACGCGTACGCGCGGCGCGTCCCCGCGTTCATCCCGTTCCTGAAGTGA
- a CDS encoding 1-deoxy-D-xylulose-5-phosphate synthase: MDSKTVLDETLTPAKLKAMTIPQLTDLATRIRTAICDQVARSGGHLAPNLGVVELTIALHYVFDFGHDRLLFDVGHQCYTHKLLTGRRPLLDKLRQRGGMSGFPEPQESPYDLFSVGHAGTGVSTAIGMARGDLLGGEADRKAVVLVGDAAIVNGVSLEGLNNAGTLKRQFLVVLNDNGMSIGKPQGALAGYFDKIRLSQRFTDLKDRARGVLKHVPAGHALEEMYHRLGEVTKAALDHTHLFDHFGLTCIGPIDGHDIGVLIEMLKEVKEIDRPVLLHVKTVKGKGFDFSSEDPTTFHSPSPFKVNGCRVELDKGGRSFTAAFGEAMIDLMNRDPKVVAVTAGMADGTGLSKVIPQFPERAFDVGIAESHGVDMCAGMAKTGMRPFAVIYSTFMQRAFDQAFQEVSLQSLPVRFCMDRAGLVGGDGAVHHGFLDVAFLRGLPGMVLMAARDEATLKGALEFMRGYDQGPSALRYPREKVPEPLPGPLPPFELGRAHRLVEGSDAAILAYGFPVNSALAAQRTLADEGHSVAVYDARFAKPIDRDLIRRLVEAGTPIVTVEDHQVMGGFGSCVLEACNEMHLETSSISRLGLPDRFIGHGSRKDQQAEAGIDAASIAGKVREILRERLPAATGTGAAMATAPRRSAVRTR; the protein is encoded by the coding sequence ATGGATAGCAAGACCGTTCTCGACGAGACGCTGACTCCGGCGAAGCTGAAGGCCATGACGATTCCTCAGCTCACGGATCTCGCCACCCGCATCCGCACCGCGATCTGCGACCAGGTGGCGAGGAGCGGAGGGCACCTCGCCCCGAACCTCGGGGTCGTCGAGCTGACCATCGCGCTGCACTACGTCTTCGACTTCGGGCACGACCGGCTCCTCTTCGACGTCGGCCACCAGTGCTACACCCACAAGCTCCTCACCGGGAGGAGGCCGCTCCTCGACAAGCTGCGCCAGCGCGGCGGGATGTCCGGCTTCCCGGAGCCCCAGGAGAGCCCGTACGATCTCTTCAGCGTCGGCCACGCGGGCACGGGTGTCTCGACGGCGATCGGCATGGCGCGCGGCGACCTCCTCGGCGGCGAGGCCGATCGCAAGGCGGTCGTCCTGGTCGGCGACGCGGCCATCGTGAACGGCGTCTCCCTCGAGGGGCTCAACAACGCGGGCACGCTGAAGCGCCAGTTCCTCGTCGTCCTCAACGACAACGGGATGTCGATCGGCAAGCCGCAGGGGGCGCTCGCGGGCTACTTCGACAAGATCCGCCTGAGCCAGCGCTTCACCGACCTGAAGGACCGCGCGCGCGGCGTGCTGAAGCACGTGCCGGCGGGGCATGCCCTCGAGGAGATGTACCACCGCCTCGGCGAGGTGACGAAGGCGGCCCTCGATCACACGCACCTCTTCGATCACTTCGGCCTCACGTGCATCGGCCCGATCGACGGCCACGACATCGGCGTTCTCATCGAGATGCTGAAGGAGGTCAAGGAGATCGATCGCCCGGTCCTCCTGCACGTCAAGACCGTGAAGGGGAAGGGGTTCGACTTCTCGTCCGAGGATCCCACGACGTTCCACTCGCCGTCCCCGTTCAAGGTGAACGGCTGCCGCGTCGAGCTCGACAAGGGGGGGCGCTCGTTCACCGCGGCCTTCGGCGAGGCGATGATAGATCTCATGAACCGCGACCCGAAGGTCGTGGCCGTCACCGCCGGCATGGCGGACGGCACCGGCCTCTCGAAGGTCATCCCGCAGTTCCCGGAGCGCGCCTTCGACGTGGGGATCGCCGAGTCCCACGGCGTCGACATGTGCGCCGGGATGGCGAAGACGGGGATGCGCCCCTTCGCCGTCATCTACTCGACCTTCATGCAGCGCGCCTTCGACCAGGCCTTCCAGGAGGTGTCGCTGCAGAGCCTGCCCGTGCGCTTCTGCATGGATCGTGCGGGGCTGGTCGGCGGCGACGGCGCCGTCCACCACGGCTTCCTCGACGTGGCCTTCCTGAGGGGCCTTCCCGGGATGGTCCTCATGGCGGCGCGCGACGAGGCCACGCTCAAGGGCGCGCTCGAGTTCATGCGCGGCTACGATCAGGGCCCGTCCGCGCTCCGGTACCCGCGCGAGAAGGTCCCCGAGCCCCTTCCCGGTCCGCTGCCGCCGTTCGAGCTGGGCCGCGCCCACCGCCTCGTGGAGGGGAGCGACGCCGCGATCCTCGCGTACGGCTTTCCGGTGAACAGCGCGCTCGCCGCGCAGCGGACGCTCGCCGACGAAGGGCACAGCGTCGCGGTCTACGACGCCCGGTTCGCCAAGCCGATCGATCGCGATCTCATCCGCCGCCTCGTCGAGGCGGGGACGCCCATCGTCACGGTGGAGGATCACCAGGTCATGGGCGGTTTCGGCTCCTGCGTGCTCGAGGCGTGCAACGAGATGCACCTCGAGACCTCCTCGATCTCGAGGCTCGGCCTCCCCGATCGCTTCATCGGGCACGGCTCGCGCAAGGACCAGCAGGCCGAGGCGGGGATCGACGCCGCCTCGATCGCCGGGAAGGTGCGGGAGATCCTCCGTGAGCGCCTGCCGGCCGCGACCGGCACCGGAGCCGCCATGGCGACGGCGCCCCGCCGATCGGCGGTCCGCACGCGCTAG
- a CDS encoding PEGA domain-containing protein translates to MKSHRALRFLAPLVTIFALIALPAPSLAGGGNKGGHAPSGQGGSGSAPSRNVGSHAVPVGPNGHHGGGTRVVIGGWPWWGFGVGWGWSSWGYYGYNPWYYPAYYPGYGYGYPASRYGYPTDSDGPTAAAVELHISPRKASVKVDGYDVGQARDFNSSYTPLFITPGDHTLELSYPDHQVLRLRVHSAAGEALDLRYDLADGEGVDPRSETAEVGVPAPPAASYDASTTPPSNPPARESSRLKTGSIRIRVEPKDAAVYLDGEFLGMADELGNLHGALAIAAGDHTLEAVRPGYRTQSVSVTIAPAGSETVKLSLQPGTKD, encoded by the coding sequence ATGAAATCCCATCGCGCGCTTCGATTTCTCGCACCCCTCGTCACGATCTTCGCCCTCATCGCCCTCCCCGCCCCGTCGCTGGCCGGCGGGGGCAACAAAGGGGGCCACGCACCTTCAGGACAGGGGGGCTCGGGGTCGGCGCCATCCCGCAACGTCGGGAGCCACGCGGTGCCGGTCGGCCCGAATGGTCACCACGGCGGGGGCACGCGCGTTGTCATCGGGGGATGGCCCTGGTGGGGGTTCGGAGTGGGCTGGGGCTGGTCCTCCTGGGGATATTACGGTTACAACCCCTGGTACTACCCGGCTTACTACCCGGGGTACGGCTATGGCTACCCCGCATCCCGCTACGGCTACCCCACCGACTCCGACGGCCCCACGGCGGCGGCGGTCGAGCTTCACATCAGCCCGCGGAAGGCCTCCGTCAAGGTCGACGGCTACGACGTCGGCCAGGCGCGTGATTTCAACAGCAGCTACACGCCTCTCTTCATCACCCCCGGCGATCACACCCTCGAGCTCTCCTATCCCGACCATCAGGTCCTGAGGCTGCGCGTGCACAGCGCGGCGGGGGAGGCGCTCGACCTTCGCTACGATCTCGCGGACGGCGAGGGGGTGGACCCGCGCTCCGAGACCGCCGAGGTCGGCGTGCCGGCCCCGCCGGCCGCGAGCTACGACGCCTCGACGACTCCCCCCTCGAACCCTCCGGCCCGTGAGAGCTCCCGCCTGAAGACGGGCTCCATCCGCATCCGCGTCGAGCCGAAGGACGCGGCCGTCTACCTCGACGGCGAGTTCCTCGGCATGGCGGACGAGCTCGGAAACCTTCACGGAGCGCTGGCGATCGCCGCCGGCGATCACACGCTCGAGGCGGTGCGCCCCGGCTACCGGACCCAATCGGTTTCCGTGACCATCGCCCCGGCGGGGTCCGAGACGGTCAAGCTCTCCCTTCAGCCCGGGACGAAGGACTGA
- a CDS encoding OsmC family protein, translating to MVEIDIEYLGDLHCTARHGPSGAVLETDAPADNQGKGAAFSPTDLLATSLGVCMMTTMGIWARRHGVDLAGARAHVTKEMIADPDRRVGRLGVTIDLPTKIDPNQRAPLERAGVTCPVAKSLHPTVKVETLFRYGA from the coding sequence ATGGTCGAGATCGACATCGAGTATCTGGGGGATCTCCACTGCACGGCGCGCCACGGGCCGTCGGGCGCCGTCCTCGAGACGGACGCGCCGGCGGACAACCAGGGGAAGGGGGCGGCCTTCTCGCCGACCGATCTCCTGGCGACGTCGCTCGGCGTCTGCATGATGACCACCATGGGGATCTGGGCGCGGCGGCACGGCGTGGACCTCGCGGGGGCGCGCGCTCACGTCACGAAGGAGATGATCGCCGATCCCGACCGGCGCGTCGGACGCCTGGGCGTGACGATCGATCTCCCGACGAAGATCGATCCGAACCAGCGCGCCCCCCTCGAGAGGGCGGGGGTCACCTGCCCGGTCGCGAAGAGCCTCCACCCGACGGTGAAGGTCGAGACGCTCTTCCGCTACGGGGCGTAA
- a CDS encoding squalene/phytoene synthase family protein, which yields MLDHLLQASSRTFALTIPLLGEPTRREVTVAYLLFRVADSLEDSTLWAREKKLLELEGLARFLERPSGAGASDLATRWVADPPLEHAGYVELLRDFPEVMRAASAMSPQAFSLVASHTARTCRAMAAFVAREEQGVLRLRDLADLKAYCYAVAGIVGEMLTELFLLTGGGVAGVAADLRRDAAAFGEALQLVNILKDTAADAVEGRHYLPDGLSRSQVFSHARLDLGIAAGYCGRLESVSADRGIVAFTALPILLARATLDRVEERGPGAKITRAEVTALVAALHEALARGAAARLFEIDPGRRPERGPNG from the coding sequence TTGCTGGATCATCTCCTTCAGGCGAGCAGTCGCACCTTCGCGTTGACGATCCCCCTTCTGGGGGAGCCGACGCGCCGCGAGGTCACGGTCGCCTACCTGCTCTTCAGGGTGGCTGACTCACTCGAGGACTCCACGCTCTGGGCCCGGGAGAAGAAGCTCCTCGAGCTCGAGGGTCTCGCGCGGTTTCTCGAGAGGCCGTCGGGCGCGGGGGCGTCGGATCTCGCGACCCGGTGGGTGGCGGACCCTCCGCTCGAGCACGCTGGGTACGTCGAGCTGCTGCGCGATTTCCCCGAGGTGATGCGGGCGGCGTCCGCGATGTCGCCTCAAGCCTTCAGCCTGGTCGCCTCCCACACCGCCCGGACCTGCCGCGCCATGGCGGCCTTCGTCGCGCGGGAGGAGCAGGGGGTCCTGCGCCTTCGCGATCTGGCCGATCTGAAGGCATACTGTTACGCTGTCGCAGGGATCGTGGGTGAGATGCTGACCGAGCTCTTCCTCCTGACGGGGGGAGGGGTCGCGGGGGTGGCCGCGGACCTGAGGCGGGATGCCGCCGCGTTCGGGGAGGCCCTGCAGCTCGTGAACATTCTGAAGGACACGGCCGCCGACGCCGTCGAGGGGCGCCACTACCTTCCCGACGGGCTGAGCCGCTCTCAGGTCTTCTCGCACGCGCGCCTCGATCTCGGGATCGCGGCCGGATACTGCGGGAGGCTCGAGAGCGTGTCCGCCGATCGCGGCATCGTCGCGTTCACCGCTCTTCCCATTCTCCTCGCCCGCGCGACGCTCGATCGGGTGGAGGAGCGCGGCCCCGGGGCGAAGATCACCCGGGCGGAGGTCACGGCGCTCGTCGCCGCGCTCCACGAGGCCCTCGCGCGCGGCGCGGCGGCCCGGCTTTTCGAAATCGACCCGGGCCGTCGCCCGGAAAGGGGCCCGAATGGATAG